In Spartobacteria bacterium, the genomic stretch TAGAAATATGCCTTATGCAGCGGTTGGTTCTTTTTCTGGGAGCCCCTGTTTATAGTATTTCTGCGGTGCTTGGGAGTCTTCTGATATCGGCTGGACTGGGAAGCATGTTGACGACGCGATTCAGCACCTCGCACAAAGCAGTGAAGACTGTTTTATGGGCGACAACTGTCGTAATTATTGTTATGCATATGCTGTTGCCGCACATAACCGATGCCTTTCTGTACAAGACCTTTGCACAGCGAATGATTATCGCGATCGGTTTGGTCTCTGTTTTTGGATTATTTATGGGGATGCCCATGCCCACCGGCCTGCGGTATTTAAAGGCGCATCATGTCGACATCATTCCCTGGGCCTGGGCGATCAATGGCTGTTTTACTGTCGTGGGGTCGGCTCTCTCGATTATACTCATCACCAACCTGGGATTTTCAACGGTCTTTTTTATGGCGGCCGCCTGTTACGCCGTGGCTCCTGTTTTTTTGAGTAAGACGTAATGTCTGCTGGTGGTTTATTTCAGCGAAATCAAGGCTGTGTGAGCGGAAGGAGGACGGTGAAGGTGGTGCCTTTGCCTTTGCCTTGTTCTGTCGTAAAACGGATCTGACCTCCATGTTTCTTTATAATCGCGTAGCATATGGCTAAAGCCTGCCCCGTTCCTTTTTCCCGTTTCTTTGGTTGTGTAGAATGGATCAACCTAAAAGCGTAGGTTCAGGCATCCTGACCCGCAGGATTTGGGTTTGACACCATTTCATAGTTCAGCTTAATGGAGGTGGCGGGATAGCAGGTGTCTAACTGATTAAGTTCATTGAGCA encodes the following:
- a CDS encoding HAMP domain-containing histidine kinase, producing the protein MIHSTQPKKREKGTGQALAICYAIIKKHGGQIRFTTEQGKGKGTTFTVLLPLTQP